One window of the Shimwellia blattae DSM 4481 = NBRC 105725 genome contains the following:
- the prpR gene encoding propionate catabolism operon regulatory protein PrpR: MSDHNAPAVSSPTRPVIWTVSVTRLFDLFRDISLEFDNLATITPIQLGFEKAVQYIRKKLTSEHCDAIIAAGSNGSYLKSRLAVPVILIHPGGADVLLALAKARRVATRIAVVTYKTPLPALQAFQQSFRLPIEQLSYVTEEDARTQINQLKAAGIRVVVGAGLITQLAEEAGMAAIFLYSADTVREAFSNALELTRRAAPHPPRDIPRGGTLKPRYGLEDLQGHTPPVEQLRRTIMLYARSPAAVLIEGETGTGKELAAQALHQEYFARRGGEGHPPFVAINCGAIAESLLEAELFGYEEGAFTGSRRGGRCGLLETAHGGTLFLDEIGEMPLHLQTRLLRVLEEKRVTRVGGQQPVAVDFRVISATHCDLDQAIARGAFRADLFYRLSALRLRIPALRERGDDISLLARGYITRALAAMNIPLNAALAGRITRCMPPLLHYHWPGNIRELRNIAERLALLLASDMVSDDTDLRALVPELYPPESPEPPPSPLAAHDVLALHGGDHQAAARALGISRTTLWRRLKQPPGGSR, from the coding sequence ATGTCTGACCACAACGCGCCTGCGGTATCCTCCCCCACCAGACCCGTTATCTGGACCGTTTCGGTCACCCGGTTGTTTGATCTGTTCCGGGATATCAGCCTGGAGTTCGACAATCTCGCGACCATTACCCCCATCCAGCTGGGGTTTGAAAAAGCGGTGCAGTACATCCGCAAAAAGCTCACCAGCGAACACTGCGATGCGATTATCGCCGCCGGCTCTAACGGCAGTTACCTGAAAAGCCGCCTTGCGGTGCCGGTGATCCTTATCCACCCGGGGGGTGCCGATGTGTTGCTGGCGCTGGCAAAAGCGCGGCGGGTTGCCACGCGTATCGCCGTGGTCACCTATAAAACCCCGCTCCCGGCCCTGCAGGCGTTTCAGCAGTCGTTCCGGTTACCCATTGAGCAGCTCAGCTATGTAACCGAAGAGGATGCCCGCACCCAGATAAACCAGCTGAAAGCCGCCGGAATCCGGGTGGTGGTCGGCGCCGGGCTGATCACCCAGCTTGCCGAGGAAGCCGGTATGGCGGCCATTTTTCTTTACTCGGCAGATACGGTGCGTGAAGCCTTCAGTAACGCTCTGGAGCTTACCCGCCGGGCCGCTCCCCACCCGCCCCGGGATATTCCCCGGGGCGGCACGCTGAAGCCCCGCTACGGGCTGGAGGATCTCCAGGGCCATACCCCACCAGTGGAGCAACTGCGGCGCACCATTATGCTGTATGCCCGCTCCCCGGCGGCGGTGCTGATTGAGGGAGAGACCGGCACCGGCAAAGAGCTGGCGGCCCAGGCGTTACACCAGGAGTATTTTGCCCGCCGTGGCGGCGAGGGGCACCCGCCATTTGTGGCAATTAACTGCGGCGCGATCGCTGAATCCCTGCTGGAGGCGGAGCTGTTCGGTTATGAGGAGGGGGCGTTTACCGGCTCGCGGCGCGGTGGCCGCTGCGGGCTGCTGGAAACGGCCCACGGCGGTACGCTGTTTCTTGATGAGATAGGCGAAATGCCCCTGCATCTGCAAACCCGGCTACTGCGGGTACTGGAGGAAAAACGGGTCACCCGGGTGGGGGGTCAGCAGCCGGTGGCGGTGGATTTCCGGGTCATCAGCGCTACCCATTGTGATCTGGACCAGGCCATCGCCCGGGGGGCATTCCGGGCCGATCTGTTTTACCGTCTCAGCGCGCTGCGCCTGCGGATCCCGGCACTGCGCGAGCGCGGGGATGATATCAGCCTGCTGGCCCGGGGTTATATCACCCGCGCCCTGGCAGCGATGAATATACCGCTCAACGCCGCCCTGGCCGGGCGTATTACCCGCTGTATGCCCCCGCTGCTGCACTACCACTGGCCGGGAAATATTCGCGAGCTGCGCAACATTGCCGAGCGCCTGGCCCTGCTGCTCGCCAGCGATATGGTCAGTGACGATACCGACCTGCGCGCCCTGGTGCCGGAGCTCTACCCGCCAGAAAGCCCCGAACCGCCGCCCTCGCCCCTCGCCGCTCATGATGTGCTGGCGCTGCACGGCGGTGACCATCAGGCCGCCGCCCGGGCGCTGGGGATCAGCCGCACCACCCTGTGGCGGCGCTTAAAGCAGCCGCCCGGTGGGAGCCGCTGA
- a CDS encoding GGDEF domain-containing protein encodes MKYRVGNRRGDVIWRDRHDMVRHALALSMPWFTFVNLSFALMVYGRNLIFPHFDAAIHIQQQVLPLIDGVMCAIMVASVALSIVCYRFQALSLSLSMVLLLAIGLMWSYSCYYFIVWWHLPSGWPLMVILMLSALAALYYHPRALLLFLFPLWVAALVFGTWLNPGARGHFLLMWILLTATLAGGWYILQRWFSEAWYRYQENRLLIARLDLLAHQDALTGTANRRAMESYLNQALTRQQPFALVMLDVDHFKQYNDHYGHQAGDGCLAAVARVLASSVRAPADLVARYGGEEFVVILPEASLAEAGQVADRIQASLQAAALPHVASQVSDQVTVSMGIAVSEGCHTVAQVISRADRALYRAKQQGRNQWQTEG; translated from the coding sequence CACTGAGCATGCCCTGGTTTACCTTTGTGAACCTGAGCTTTGCGCTGATGGTCTACGGGCGCAACCTTATTTTTCCCCATTTCGATGCGGCGATTCATATTCAGCAGCAGGTATTACCGCTGATAGATGGCGTGATGTGCGCCATTATGGTGGCGAGTGTTGCGCTGAGTATTGTCTGTTACCGTTTCCAGGCGCTGAGCCTCTCACTCAGTATGGTGCTCCTGCTGGCGATTGGCCTGATGTGGAGCTACAGCTGTTATTATTTTATCGTCTGGTGGCATTTGCCCTCTGGCTGGCCGCTGATGGTGATCCTGATGCTGAGCGCCCTGGCCGCGCTCTATTACCACCCGCGCGCGCTGCTGCTTTTTTTATTCCCCCTGTGGGTGGCGGCTCTGGTCTTTGGCACCTGGCTTAACCCGGGGGCCCGTGGCCACTTTCTGCTGATGTGGATACTGCTGACGGCAACGCTCGCCGGGGGCTGGTATATCCTGCAGCGCTGGTTTAGCGAGGCCTGGTATCGTTATCAGGAAAATCGCCTGCTGATCGCGCGGCTTGATCTTCTCGCCCACCAGGATGCACTCACCGGGACCGCCAACCGCCGGGCAATGGAGAGCTACCTTAACCAGGCACTCACCCGCCAGCAGCCCTTTGCGCTGGTGATGCTCGATGTGGATCATTTTAAACAGTATAACGATCACTACGGCCACCAGGCCGGGGATGGGTGCCTGGCGGCCGTTGCCCGGGTGCTGGCCTCATCAGTTCGCGCCCCGGCAGATCTGGTGGCCCGCTATGGCGGCGAGGAGTTTGTGGTTATCCTGCCGGAGGCGTCCCTTGCTGAGGCCGGGCAGGTGGCCGACCGGATACAGGCCAGTCTGCAGGCGGCGGCGTTGCCCCATGTGGCGTCACAGGTGAGTGATCAGGTGACGGTCAGCATGGGAATTGCGGTTTCAGAGGGGTGCCATACTGTAGCGCAGGTAATCTCCCGGGCGGATAGGGCACTCTACCGGGCGAAGCAACAGGGGCGTAATCAGTGGCAAACAGAGGGATAA
- a CDS encoding sensor domain-containing diguanylate cyclase, with protein sequence MLITNALSKNKAYAERIASTIELYFRVSMEQLAYSANFVEHKINNSEALLQELERLQQQDSGFDGAMFVNASGTVVATYPQNLSQNGTRLNPAIAEPALETETQTISHALVPESGGRIVYLTYPVYSSSNVYLGFVSGLIHLNKQNVLGSLISNHFQNDRSYVYLVDQDDMLFYHPDPTRSGTKEPNNKVVQAAESGGSGSMEVVNSRGVMMLAGYSSVPSSAWGVIAQEPKASTLAPLDTLMNKMILGTLPLSIPGLCILLWLSGMISAPLRRLADGAATLDAEGAASTVMKVNAWYEEAIHIKGGLLKGIDLINQKMKGLSDQANRDHLTGLLNRRATDILLEGLEKDGRSFAIISVDIDHFKRVNDTFGHDVGDYVLQCLARIMADSCRDTDYACRVGGEEFYLILPDTPVQATIDISERIRGVVEQTTIEGVGNITISCGVTGWPGEDRSVKAALKKADELMYQAKRNGRNRTEWE encoded by the coding sequence GTGCTGATAACCAATGCGTTATCAAAAAATAAAGCCTATGCGGAGCGTATTGCCTCCACCATTGAGCTCTATTTTCGCGTGAGTATGGAGCAACTGGCCTACAGCGCGAATTTTGTTGAGCATAAAATTAATAACTCTGAGGCGCTGTTACAGGAGCTGGAACGCCTGCAGCAGCAGGATTCCGGGTTCGACGGGGCGATGTTTGTGAATGCCTCCGGAACGGTAGTAGCCACCTATCCGCAAAACCTCAGCCAGAATGGCACCCGGCTGAACCCGGCCATTGCAGAGCCGGCCCTGGAAACAGAAACACAGACTATCAGCCACGCCCTGGTGCCGGAGTCCGGCGGGCGAATTGTTTACCTGACCTACCCGGTATACAGCAGTAGTAATGTTTATCTTGGGTTTGTCAGCGGCCTGATTCATTTAAATAAGCAGAATGTCCTCGGTTCGCTTATCTCAAACCATTTCCAGAATGACAGGAGCTATGTCTACCTGGTGGATCAGGATGACATGCTGTTTTATCACCCGGATCCCACCCGCAGCGGCACGAAAGAGCCCAATAATAAAGTGGTACAGGCCGCAGAGTCTGGTGGCTCCGGTTCGATGGAGGTGGTGAACTCCCGGGGGGTCATGATGCTTGCCGGGTATTCCAGTGTGCCTTCGTCCGCGTGGGGCGTGATAGCCCAGGAGCCAAAAGCCAGCACCCTGGCGCCGCTGGACACCTTAATGAACAAGATGATCCTCGGCACTTTGCCGCTCAGCATTCCGGGGCTGTGCATTCTGCTGTGGTTGTCGGGGATGATCTCCGCCCCGTTACGCCGCCTGGCTGACGGGGCCGCCACCCTGGATGCGGAAGGGGCCGCCAGTACCGTGATGAAGGTGAATGCCTGGTATGAGGAGGCTATCCACATTAAAGGCGGGCTGCTTAAGGGCATTGATCTGATCAACCAGAAAATGAAGGGGCTGAGTGACCAGGCGAACCGGGACCACCTCACCGGGCTGTTAAACCGCCGGGCAACGGATATTCTGCTGGAGGGGCTGGAAAAAGACGGCCGCTCGTTCGCGATAATCTCTGTTGATATTGACCACTTCAAACGGGTGAATGATACCTTCGGCCATGATGTGGGCGACTATGTGCTGCAATGCCTGGCCCGGATCATGGCCGATAGCTGCCGCGATACGGACTACGCCTGCCGCGTGGGTGGCGAAGAGTTTTACCTGATCCTGCCGGACACCCCCGTCCAGGCCACCATTGATATTTCTGAGCGCATCCGTGGCGTGGTTGAGCAGACCACCATTGAGGGGGTGGGTAATATCACCATCTCCTGTGGCGTGACCGGCTGGCCCGGGGAAGATCGCTCAGTGAAGGCGGCACTCAAAAAAGCCGATGAGCTGATGTATCAGGCCAAAAGAAACGGCCGCAACCGGACCGAATGGGAATAA